In Catalinimonas alkaloidigena, a genomic segment contains:
- a CDS encoding potassium channel family protein, with translation MSETGSVVSSTQHTAASMLEKVYFSGYVLSTMGNGDFKPGSKAWELLIAAFSFIGFVFITTAMTYLVSVSSAIIHKRSLSLFISNLGETPQDLLLRTGDKEHVEGLLSVATALQNMINRHTQNHTSYPIAHYFHSGRKQDAIALQMTKLDEALTLLEYIVEADVKALLPLRHAINNYLDVLGQKFIQPQAETHIIPQMHELESAGWITMDERALAKKWALAASRRAMLAALLYDDGWNWTDVYPES, from the coding sequence ATGAGTGAAACAGGTTCAGTCGTCAGTTCTACTCAACATACCGCCGCCAGCATGTTGGAGAAAGTCTACTTTAGCGGGTATGTACTCTCAACCATGGGAAACGGCGACTTTAAGCCTGGCAGCAAGGCTTGGGAGCTTCTCATCGCTGCCTTTTCTTTTATAGGCTTTGTATTTATCACGACGGCCATGACCTATCTGGTTTCCGTTTCCTCAGCCATTATTCATAAGCGAAGTCTAAGTCTGTTTATCTCCAACTTAGGAGAAACCCCACAAGACCTGTTGCTCCGCACTGGCGATAAAGAACATGTTGAAGGCCTATTGTCAGTCGCTACTGCCTTACAAAACATGATCAACCGGCACACCCAAAACCACACGTCCTATCCCATTGCCCATTACTTCCATAGCGGACGAAAGCAGGACGCTATCGCCCTTCAGATGACTAAACTCGACGAAGCGCTGACCCTTCTTGAATACATAGTTGAAGCTGACGTTAAGGCACTTCTCCCCCTCCGCCATGCCATCAACAACTATTTGGATGTGCTTGGCCAGAAATTTATCCAACCGCAAGCGGAGACGCACATTATCCCCCAAATGCACGAATTAGAATCCGCGGGCTGGATAACAATGGACGAACGAGCGCTGGCCAAAAAGTGGGCTCTAGCGGCGTCACGACGGGCCATGCTGGCCGCACTTCTCTACGACGACGGATGGAATTGGACGGATGTCTATCCAGAATCCTGA
- a CDS encoding amylo-alpha-1,6-glucosidase, with product MGKKKPMSHQTLREKVGTLMRANMVHGYSNEARTDYYYTKPSPKTYPFQFFWDTCFHAFILCALGESEMAKQHLMSLFALQQTDGFVGHIIYWNNVLPGRATDIFQSRPGLGVNLFKTHMSALIQPPFVAQVAARLYEANRDRAFLKQVVQKLKRYYQWIAQNRDFDGDGLITIISPFESGMDWKPTFDPVLGFRSRKANWQLFMKVVSVDFRNFCFRYDLKKIRKHNYFRVKEVGMNTVYIQNLYVLASLCREINDPDADDFDQLADKALESLIRLSYDADKGAFLDLYGPENKKINILTPTIFFPLAIKKIDPSIVARVMASHWFNQDEFAVTYPMPSVAVNHPSFNPDSSLFLWRGPTWIYLNWFLHDVLRQSGYKEAALHLVETVKALLEKSGFREYYHPFTGKGMGAQNFTWAGLILDMVDERT from the coding sequence TTGGGTAAAAAAAAGCCTATGAGTCACCAAACACTACGCGAAAAAGTAGGCACCCTGATGCGCGCAAACATGGTGCATGGCTATTCCAACGAGGCGCGAACCGACTACTACTATACCAAACCCTCTCCTAAAACCTACCCGTTTCAGTTTTTTTGGGACACGTGTTTCCATGCCTTCATCCTATGCGCGCTGGGTGAGTCGGAAATGGCGAAGCAACACCTGATGAGTTTGTTCGCCTTACAACAGACAGATGGATTTGTGGGACACATCATTTATTGGAACAACGTATTGCCGGGCAGAGCTACTGACATTTTTCAATCTCGCCCCGGATTGGGAGTAAACCTGTTCAAAACCCACATGAGCGCTCTCATCCAGCCCCCTTTCGTGGCCCAGGTGGCAGCTCGACTCTACGAAGCCAACCGAGATCGCGCTTTTCTTAAACAGGTTGTTCAAAAATTAAAGCGCTATTACCAGTGGATTGCTCAAAACCGTGATTTTGATGGAGACGGACTGATTACCATCATCTCACCTTTTGAATCTGGTATGGATTGGAAACCGACGTTCGACCCAGTGTTGGGGTTTCGGAGCAGGAAAGCCAATTGGCAGTTGTTCATGAAGGTAGTAAGCGTTGATTTTCGAAACTTTTGCTTCCGCTACGATCTAAAAAAGATTAGGAAGCATAACTATTTCCGGGTGAAGGAAGTGGGCATGAACACTGTTTACATCCAAAACCTATATGTTCTTGCTTCTCTGTGCCGAGAAATTAACGACCCTGACGCGGATGACTTCGACCAGTTGGCTGACAAGGCACTGGAAAGTTTAATACGCCTTTCGTATGATGCGGACAAGGGTGCATTCCTCGATCTCTACGGCCCGGAAAATAAAAAAATCAACATCCTGACGCCTACTATCTTTTTTCCTTTGGCGATCAAAAAGATAGATCCCTCTATTGTTGCACGTGTGATGGCAAGCCACTGGTTTAATCAGGATGAGTTTGCTGTTACGTACCCCATGCCCTCCGTAGCGGTGAACCATCCGTCCTTTAATCCGGACTCATCGCTCTTCCTGTGGCGTGGGCCCACCTGGATTTACCTTAACTGGTTTTTACATGATGTCCTGCGGCAGAGCGGCTATAAAGAAGCCGCTCTGCATTTGGTTGAAACCGTAAAGGCCTTACTTGAGAAGAGTGGGTTTCGCGAGTATTACCACCCTTTCACCGGGAAGGGAATGGGGGCGCAGAACTTCACTTGGGCAGGTCTGATCCTAGACATGGTTGATGAAAGAACCTAG